A stretch of DNA from Ranitomeya variabilis isolate aRanVar5 chromosome 1, aRanVar5.hap1, whole genome shotgun sequence:
ACAATTCACCTTTAACCCTTTTACTGCCGAGTAATAAGAGGGTTATTGCAAAGATCTTAGGCTTAAGTCCCAGGAATCTCATCTTTCTCTAAAATGATACTACAATCAATATTCAATACATCAATATTGGAAGTGCATTGCTCTTTTATAGTCAATCTctggtcttggttctgtgtctgtgtaAAGGAGACTGGTAGAGTGGGAGCAGAAAAAATAGCATTTTACTATCATCTCCTCCCCTGTACAGCCTTTCAGTGATCCTGAAGGTGTGAAGCAGGATCCTAATGTTCTTACCCCTTTTACCAATGCTAGATAACACGCTGACTCTGATTTTCTTCACTGTTATTGATCTCTCCAGTTCAGATGTATATAGGTAGATGTGTGCATGTAATATAGACTGATACATTCTGAACATCTTgaatttttgtatttttacattAAGGTGCCTATTAGCGTTAAGCACTGAATGGCTGATGAGTTTTAAGTGTCAAATCAcaatatatattgtaagattgcactcactaacgggtaggggattactcgcttggcacgggaatcaagcacacgggcacgaatTTTCAACACAAATCAGTCCATACGATTTATTTTCaagtcataaaccgcaccgtaagccaggttacaaATCACCGGCTTACATATAGTCCTTTACACACTGTATCATTGGCTTGCACTATCCCTTTGCAGCAACTAAACACACtggtcctcttctgaccagttgccgtgggttaccacacagttcacagAAACAATTAGCACCAACAGactatggtaccttatgggagctcctgccccacctgctgactccttatcAGTCCTCTCtcttgggaaagctgcctcacggggatcaccaacttgcctggtcggcacacattagtcagtccagacccaccgaaggactgtagcttccccacacagtagctgtcactggctctgcagatccctgttctcacctcgtgctgttcagggatccggtcctactcccaggacctcccaacacccaggttactcaggatcacacaggtggccagtccgggtactattcaggacgtccatccccggcagggaccgtccaatacccaggccaccagtagcaaagtcccaccatgtgctcttcagggctagcacGCCCAACACAGAGGTTTCTttcaggaccttgcacctgtaccataCAGGTCTACACACCCagcccatgtgacccacaccctggtctcaTTACATACCCGTAACccatcccctgggtgggagtgtgggtgtgtggctagtttgtcccacccatctcacatatctagccctgccagcctcccatgaCTATTATATAACActatacttgtaggactacaggtcccagaacaccacatcgcttcaggctggcagcgaagagtctcctcctctgcgacacacatatcggccattcaccacaatgccagactttgtcacatcatcacatccatgcatgcaactgccatgcactatcacagcctcaatacgcctccgtgcgtatactggggagaccatgcagcaccccctacctgttacaggggtcactgcatcacaatatattgtggtatagcgacccctgtggcagctagggggcgctgtgtgtgctccttgagatatgcattgaggcatatatatggtgtgcaaggtcctgtggtgatgtcacgctcacctgactagccatgtgacaggtacctgggtgtggttacacctatgtaaaggaggtgtgtggagcacatggtggaatgtgagtgttagtgggtaagtgtccgtcagggtggacacacttccgtgtgtcctggcaggacactgcaaagtggcctgtgtgctggtcccaggtggggacagacgtcctggaagcacacagtgaccattccaggctggagagcctgcgtgctggacatagcacggacggttggtgttggaagcTCCGGCgaatggagtcgtcctggaagcacctggagaccgtagacctgggaggtctgtgttgaggacctgggactgtcctgaagtcagtgtgagtgagaaacgtctgatggatacctctgtggagaagagggatccgggaaacctgtgcggcaccaacaggtaacgggaaggaaccgtgtgacactgaccggggtcagagtgagagacattgtgtatgggcacctcggaggccaaggggtgtccaggaacccgtaaaggttgccaatgggtaacggtctgaaaaccgtgtataatgctgaccggggtaagagacgaactgtggtaaagatgaatatatgcagactgtgttcaaactgttaccaagttcctgtggatgcggtttacattatgtgaaataaaccgaaaagatagaaaaccgtgcccgagtgctttgattctgctgccaagcgagtgttccccaagacacgtagtaggcgctatgctacaatatatattagATATCATACCTgtcttttttttatcatgttttattttGTGTCAAAAGTGGAAAAATTGTCTCAATGAAAACACCTGGCAATGAAATGGTTCTTTCATTTCAGCATGGCAAAATACAATAAGTCACCCTAAAatcaagcttttggtctgtactgtagattaaCATCCGCTGTTAtaattggacacaccttcttatttaaagatttttctgtattttcatgactacgaaaattgtacattgacaagctacctcttgaagctcatcaagagaatgccaagagtgtgcaaagcagtcatcaaagcaaaaggtggctactttgaagaacctagaatataagacataatttcagttgtttcacacttttttgttaagtatataattccatatgtgttaattcatagttttgatgccttcagtgtgaatgtacaattttcatcgtcatgaaaatacagaaaaatctataaatgagaaggtgtgcccaaacttttggtctgtactgtacctatcCAAAGTTTATGGTTGTATAAATAAAAAGTGCACTTTTTTTGTTAGCTCACTTATTGACTTTATGTCCTATTAATTCTTTTTAATGTACACAGTTAAATGAAGACATGAAGGAGCAGAAACACAAGGAAAAGGCCATCATTGATCAATATGCCATCACTGATCTGGATACTAGCATGGAAAGCATCATAGATAGTAAACTAAGTGAGCAAGCAGACAATCCCAAAACTAAGGCAGGCACATTTTCACTGGAATCCTTCTTGAGTCTGTTTAATGTGGGCACTGATAGGCTATCATCCCTGGATGGTAAAGATAATAAAACCAATATTTCAGAAAGCAAAAATGAAGGATATGCGGTAAATATGATAGATGAAGTGGACATGAAAATGCAAAAAGAACATGAATCAGAAAGTCAAGAGTCTAAAAGTGATGATCAGCAAAGTCAAGAAATTTCTTCTGATGGACTTTCGGAACAATATGTAAGTTTTCTATTAGAAtccaaaaataaaaatttaaaacatACACCTGAAGGTAACACAAAGTATGCACATATTGCAAATATTCTAGAGGGAATTTATGATGATGAAGATTTGTGATATATTTTAAACATCAGTCACAATCTGGATACCATGAAACAAAGCATATGTAATGTGGCATGGGGCGGTAGTCGTAGGCGAGGTATTCATGCTTCATGCCCGGCATGCTACCTGAGAGTGAGGGTCCAAACTGGGTGTATGGACTTTTGCTGGTGCAAAACTTCATGGACCTTTCTCTTCGAACATATGACATTTTTATATACATTCCATTCAGACAGGCAGCTTCGCTCTCTGTCTGTTAGCCTCTATCTCTAGCTTCACCACCACCCAGCACAGCACTTTGGGAGATTCCCTAGTCTCAAACAACAGCACCACTAACCAGTAAGTGAGGGACCTATTATTCTACCCCGATTCTGCATCCCTTTCCCCTTAGGGGATCAACTTGTACCACTATGGCTGTTACTTAACTTCTCTGCTTGCAGACTCCTTGGAACTATCACACAGGGCACTCTCTCTTCATCCTGCTTTCCTTCTCAACACTGCTCCATCATTTGACTGTCAGATATCTCTGTACTGTCCCACTAGGTTTCCTGCCCCAGACCTTGTCTCTGGAGAATCAGTCACTTGTTCAAACACTTTTCCTTGTTTCCACTCTGGATCATGCAATCGGTTGCCTCGGTCTCTGCTCACTTTAGGGAGTCAATTCATGCGATTCTGCTGACTATCGGTGTTCTTCACAGGAAATTTCCCCTGTCCCTACGCTTTAGCGTCTCCAACTCTGagctagtcccaaccattaactctACCTGTCCCTATCAACCGTGTGGCAGGGCAGAACACAACTTATCACTATCAATACAGATAATTAATAATTTAAATGTCATAACACATTGCAACAATGTACATGTCTTATAGGTGGAAAACGTGGGCAACGCCTCCAACTTCTTACACATCAATAATGACACTAATGACAAGCTCTACATAGAAGAACCATCTCCTGATGATATGATAGACATTAAGGACTTGGAGACTGCAATTAACATAAAAAAAGAAGCTGTCAATGTTGATGTAGAAACTTCTAGAGATGACACAACCATTAAAAAGGAGAAATTGATTAAAGAAGAAAATGGTGGCAAGACAAGAGCCATTTTTATTGATCTTGTAAGAAAACAGAAGGAAACTGATATAGCAATGCAGCAAAACCAGCACTTAGATAATATTGTGAATAATACCAGAATAAAAGGCTACGTGACAGATGTTGACTCCATTAAAATGACTACTAATgacaaaaatgatgaaaacacagaTAATGATACTACTGCTTTTCCACGATATCTTGAGAATATTGGTGAACTGCAGGTAAGCTCCATCACTAATTGTGTCATTAAAAAACTGTTTAGTCTGTTACATATATCAATGAAACATTTGTGATATTTCCCGATAAATTCACTTTTTCTCTTTTCAAGGATGTCAATGTATCTATTCAGAAAGAGGAAGGAAGTTTGGAGATAACTAATGTGAACCTTTCTACGAGTGAGTAGCTGACATCTGTTTATAGCCTTAAATAATAGAACTACAGTTTAGTGTAAAACTTTCGATGGGTGGCTGTGGTCCATAGCTAGACAGAAAGGATGGATAAGGAGAATCAGACACCAATGCACATTAGACGGTAGGCCGGATCTCAGCAGGTTCAGCAGATAATACTTTAAAATGTATGGTAACTTACAGACCTCGACATTGGGTAGGCATATTACTTTGAATTAAGGAGGAAGAGGagtgttaaaatatatatatattttttactatttttcaaactaaataatttttaaaacattAATTACTGTAGAGAAGATTTGCAAATATTCAAATATGATAAGTGCACTACGTCTCTTGTATTTGGAGGATGGATGAATTATATTCTTGACACTATTTAAAAGAAAACCAGCTTTTTGTGTTTCCACCCATGTGTGCATGGACTTGCTATAAAAAGAAAACATTTATTGAGGTTTACAAGACTTGCATGGGTCTTGAAAAAATGTAGAAACATATCTTCTAATTTTCTTATGAGGTCATGCTATAAAGCTGGAGCTGCATCTGTTTTTATTATTTAATCATTGCAAGGTATTAATCAGATCTCAATTAGTCAGATCCAGTATATGCAACTGGAAATGCTGCAAAATAGTGCATTCAAATAATTTCCTATCCATTATAACACATAAATATATTATAGTCTACAACTAGCATAGTCAGGTCTCTCAACAGTTTATATGACTATTACCATTGATATCATTGAAGGGATGGTTGGGAACAATCTGGATCTATTGATTCCATTTAGCAAGAAAACTTCTCTCCAAACCGAAACGTGTGAAGGAAGCttgtcatgttcagtatttaatatTTTATTCATTTACAGACCAATGCAATAATTTCCAATGTAAAAGAGGAAAAATATGTAAGATTGATCGGCATGGGGACCCCTTTTGTGTTTGTGAAGACCCGGCTAACTGTTTACCTGGTAACAGAAATGACTTTGTAAGTAAAATACACTTAACTGTTGAAACGTAACTGTAAATTCAGAAACATCAGTAAGGTAGCTGTAATGACAAAAGATAAAATAGAGAACTAATTCTCACCGGTGCACTGGATGCCAATGTAACAGGTTTGTCGTGGATTCATAAGCAGAAGCAAATGTCCCAAGACAGGACATAAACAGGGTAAGACAGAATGTCTCTTAGATGCACAACAAGGGCAGAGACCGATTTGCTTTTGCATGATCTATGATATCAATGGCACTCTTCCCACAGACagtctcttaggccggggtcacactagtgtagaATATGGAcgtgtgctatgcgagaaaacatcgcatagcactcagaccagtgttaagctcacatcaccatattttttctctGGCATATTATATGTGCGTGTAAAAACTCAGTATGCTGAGATTGtacgccgagactcgccaatgcaagcctatgggtgcgtgaAAAATTCGGACACCACACTGACCATTCGTCTAGGTTgcaacaaatacgcacacattttcctcatttcagcccattgagccattaaattcaatgggaaaaAGCAGtgtgaaatgtaaagccatacgcatgtcatacggatatcatacggatgtcatacggatacataggtgtgagaaaatcgcatcatcgcattgcaaatgcattacacacgcatgaccatacggagaacacttgtgcgactctcggcagggagactcggaccaatttcacatactttaagtgtgactccagccttagtgaaACACTTCTCCTGACCTATTTCAATAGCATCAGACCTTCATCACCCATTAATGTATGCCTGACAAATGTTTGGAGCCAAATACACAAGACCTATCCTCCATTTGATTCCTCCTACTAGAACAACAGATCACAGCATGAGACACCAAGACATGGCCTTCTCACATAAGCCATCTCACATAAGCCTACAGGACTTTATTATGGAAAAGTCTATCATTATAAAAAGACTCCATCTTTCAGATGTATTGCCCAAGGCCACACATCCCCAACACCAAACCATAAACAGTCAAAGCATCAAAACACCACACAACGAGGAACTTAGCTGATGATACTAGACAGTTTACAGTGTAGAGAGGCCGATAATGTCAAAACACCACACAACGAGGAACTTAGCTGATGATACTAGACAGTTTACAGTGTAGAGAGGCCGATAATGCACCATCCAGAGGTCAAGATGAAATTGGTTGGTAATAAAATCAGACCTTCAGCAAAGATTTTGTTAATCCATTAAGCGATCTAAGCATTCCACAAATTGGTCTAAAATTTTAAAAAGCCAAAAGGAGTCCACAATGGGGAGGCACCGTTGGTTAAAAGGCCAAATGTCCAAACCATGTAATAGGCTTTACAAACGGATGAAAAATTAAATGAACCTTTTTGACAAAGACCATGCACATATAGTGTATGATCTTCATCAAAAGCgttcatttaatttttttaaatttcatttaaTACCGAGAATTCAAAATCACATGTTTGAAAAACTGTAATTGTAAACTGTAATTTTAAATAACGCAAAGAATGAACAACTTGGTCTTTCAATAAAGATGAGTATAGCCAGTGGCACAATGTGGATTTCCTGCATCTGGTAAAAGTATTTTGTGCCCCCAACCTGTGGATTTTTCTCATTTCCTGAGTCCCTTCCACCAGTCCAGTGTTAAACCTGTTATTCACCAAGTACTTATATTTCATTTTAAAACCTCTAATGTGGAACATTTCTTTTTGGAGAGTGTCAAGCTGGCACTAGAACTCTAATGCCCCCTATTtggatagcaatcctaaaagtccatATTAGACCCTTAtacaaaccttgtcaaatgactttggataaaaagccaaaccagacacaTGTTTCAGAGTGTTTGCTCCAGATCAGTGCAAAGCAAGATATTTGATTTGGGTAGGTGAGAAGCTCCTGAAAGGATGTCTAAGGgagaaggtttctccttgtggagtgtgccaaGCTGGCATAAGGAGACTTCTAGGCCATGCAATGATCCTAGATTCTAGatatgcaaatatcctcttcagagaTTCCCTGCCAGTGGCGTCTCACCTCTGGACcctctaaggcagtgttccccaagtccggtcctcaagagccaccaacaggtcatgttttgaggatttccttagtattgcacaagtcattgaatgcttgcctgtccaggtgatgtaattatcacctgtgcaatactaaggaaatcctgaaaacatgacctgttggtggctcttgaggaccggatttggggaacactgctctaaggtGAGTGCTACTGTAGCATTTGATTTAGTTATACCCATGACTATAGACTTTTTCAAGGATTTAAGGTGAGTACAACCTATTCTAGCCAAGGAAACAGATTATATCTTGTGGCAAAAACCAAGCttgatttttattttaacttttatgTCTTAAGGTCTGCGGGACAGATAATAAAACTTACACAAGTGCCTGTCACCTTTTTGGCACAAAATGCCTCCTGGAAGGCACCAAAGAAGGAAATCATCTTCATTTGGACTATCAAGGGCCATGCAAACGTAAGACACTTCACAATGTTACTATGACCCATTAATGATAGCAGGACAGCTTCAGAAAATGCAATGAAATATACGCTAAATCTGCATATGAATTCTTCAGATCAACCGCTGGAAAGTTGCACAGTACTTTTGATATGTTTTGAATATGTGAAAGAGATTGAATAAGTCAAACTAAACTAGTTTCTATGAAGTCATAAAGACATAAGCCCCCACAATATGTACAgatattagggatgagcgagtgtgctaagataaggtgttatccgagcatacttGAGTGCTAATTGAGCATTttggtgtgctcgaatactatgctcGAGTCACCACTGTAgttcgacagtcgcaacacatgcagggattgcctatcaataaggcaatctctgcatgtgttgaagctgttgaacagccatgacacatgcagtaGTGGCGATTCTAGCATATTTGTCGATCACACCGAAAATACTCGATTAGAACTCAAGCGAgcacggataacaccttatccgagcaagctcgctcatcactaacagataTGAATTAGAAATTTGAGGTTTGATTCATACAGAAAGTTAAATTGTTGGCATGTGAAATGTGAATCTTATCTTGTGTATCTTATATAGAACTTTAGCCCTGTGAAAGCTTACTCCATGGTTTGATATCATATAATCCTATATTTTTTACAGACATCCCTACTTGTACAGAATATGAACTCACACATTTTCCATTCAGAATGAGAGACTGGTTGAAAAATGTCCTCATGCAGCTTTATGAAAGGGATAAGGAAAACACTGGTCTTCTCTCCGAGAAGCAGAAAGGCAAGGTGAGTCAAGTCTTGCTCTTTTCCTTTTATTCTCATAATATTTTATTACATCATTAATGATAAATACATAACAAGGAGAAGTAAGGTCTACAAAAACTTACACTTTAGTGTTTGTACAGTTGGGTTAAAATAATATCTAATTGTATTTGGCAGGAGGACTGGGATTGGCCGTCTACAACAGGGGAAGGGTGCATTTCTAATTTCAATTGTATTGTTACATTAGGTGAAGAAAATCTATGACAATGAGAAACGACTGCGGGAAAGTGACCCCAACATCGAGCTCTTGGTGAAAGATTTTCAGAAAAACTACAACATGTATGTCTATCCAGTTCACTGGCAGTTTCACCAGCTTGACCAGCATTTAGTTGACAGGTATGAGTGTCAGGACTGTAATATTGTTTGATGAAAAAACTTTAAATTGTGACTTGTTAATTCCATTTGAGCATAGGCAGATAGGTGCAGATTTAAGGAATTTGAAGGCTGTCTCTCGCCTTTTTTTTCCCCGTCTGTTCCATACTAATTCATTTATGATGTCCTTATCCTTGACCTCTAATATAGCTTGACGACCTCTATTCATGTGGTAATCAATAAAGCCAGTGGAAACTCTCTTTTTTCCATACTGAGTAACAGTGTTGCTCGGTTGTCTCTATCTTTCTCTTGGGCAATTAATGTAAAACTCAAGTTGAATTTTGGATGAAGATGACACAATCATATGTTCATTTGTTTTGTCTATCTTACACCTTAATTTACCTCCATATATGTAATTGAGTAACCCATTTACAATCATCTTCCCCTTTGTGGTTTGTACGCATTGCATTTTAGGCAGCATTATCCAATGTATTGCATTAATCCCATGGGCGCTGGGTAACTATGTATTATCCTGCATGCCTTTGTTGCCATGGGCACTATGTATACTGATGCATTCCACGGCTTTGCGGTTCACGCATGCGCATAGCCTTTTCTGTGCTGAGGTTATACCTTCGTTGCCATGTGAGCTATGTTTATTGATGCGTTCCACCACTTTGCGGTTCACTCGTGCACATAACCTCAGTCATACTGGAAGTACTACGGGTAATGACCGGAAATACCTAATGTGAGTCAATGCTTGCAGTTCACACAGCGGAAACCCAACCTCAGGTAGCATGTGTACATGGACGCAGGTTTTGGCGCACAATCTATTACTTGATGAGCCGACACGCATGCCAATATGGCGTGTTGTTAACGACATGTACGCCTCACTTGAGTCACCAATAGGGTAAGTTCATTGTACTATGTGATACACTTGAGCATTGCTACTGGCGCTTTGATGGTTTGGGGTGTTCTACTAATTGTTGGGAGACTTTATTTGATAAGTTGTACAAACGTAGGTGGTAATTCTACGATATGCTAATGTCTAAAAATAGACCTCTTCAGTTTCCTGTTCCCTTGGGAGGCTTTTGAACATTACCTGATATGGTGGAGCCCTTCTGCCCTGTCTGCTATATCCCCTGATGAGTCCTGGTGGGATGAAACGCATTGGGAGGCAGTCCCTAGTTGGAATGGCATGTTAAAATCTTGTTTGTCCTGACCTGGAGGTCTGTTTTCACAGTTTAATGCCCTCAGCTCTACAGgagattttttttatcactttggaGGTCCTATTCCCTACTGGATGGGTGAGATTATTCCAATGTATTCCTTTTACATGGATCTTCATTGTAACTATGGGGCAACGTGAATTATCTGTTTCTAGTTTGCACCTGGTTATGGCCCTTTTGGTTCATTGAGTATTTTTGCTACATTGCTAGTGGTACTGGTAATGGTAGTGGTTTGATAGAACGTCGGTCTCTTGACTCGACAATTTTAGCTAATTCTTTGGCTTGTCCTGTGAGAGGCTTTGACAGTTATGGTTGTTGTGTCTTTGTATTTTAATATTtcaataaatgttatgttttaggttACTATTATTGCTAATTTCTTTCAACATTTGAGCATAGCGCCCAACTTTTGCAGAAGAGAAGGAGGGAGATACCTAACCACACCCTAAATCACAAACACCATTATTTTCTAAGAAAACAAGCAA
This window harbors:
- the SPARCL1 gene encoding SPARC-like protein 1, with the translated sequence MYSFVLLASLVCFTSPGASLIREHGLTSESKLNEDMKEQKHKEKAIIDQYAITDLDTSMESIIDSKLSEQADNPKTKAGTFSLESFLSLFNVGTDRLSSLDGKDNKTNISESKNEGYAVNMIDEVDMKMQKEHESESQESKSDDQQSQEISSDGLSEQYVENVGNASNFLHINNDTNDKLYIEEPSPDDMIDIKDLETAINIKKEAVNVDVETSRDDTTIKKEKLIKEENGGKTRAIFIDLVRKQKETDIAMQQNQHLDNIVNNTRIKGYVTDVDSIKMTTNDKNDENTDNDTTAFPRYLENIGELQDVNVSIQKEEGSLEITNVNLSTNQCNNFQCKRGKICKIDRHGDPFCVCEDPANCLPGNRNDFVCGTDNKTYTSACHLFGTKCLLEGTKEGNHLHLDYQGPCKHIPTCTEYELTHFPFRMRDWLKNVLMQLYERDKENTGLLSEKQKGKVKKIYDNEKRLRESDPNIELLVKDFQKNYNMYVYPVHWQFHQLDQHLVDRLLTHSELAALRASLIPIEHCVKAFLQECNSNNDRHISLWEWCHCFGIKEGDINEDLLF